One region of Limnospira fusiformis SAG 85.79 genomic DNA includes:
- the treY gene encoding malto-oligosyltrehalose synthase translates to MRIPVATYRIQFNPNFDFEDAQKIVPYLQELGISDIYASPIFKARSGSTHGYDVVDPNQINPELGSPETFDELIEEIQKRDMGWVQDIVPNHMAYDSENKLLMDVLEHGPDSEYFDYFEIDWDQAYENIKGRVLAPLLGDFYGNCLENGELKLSYNESGLSVNYYHLKFPLRIESYATLISYKINTLSQTLGNRHPDVIKLLGVLYILKNIPSETSSQQRRDQAEFVKKLLWEIYQDNPEIQKFIDENLDFFNGDTGKRESFNLLDNLLSDQFFRLSFWKVGAEELNYRRFFTVNELICVRVEDYKVFQRTHDLIGEFVKSGKFTGLRIDHIDGLYNPVQYLRWLREKTGEIYIVVEKILELEEKLPANWPIQGTSGYEFLNYVNGLFCQSKNQERFNQIYAQMTGLARDYNDLLVAKKRLIADKNLAGDADNLAQLLKRVCGDYRYGRDFTLVGLKTAIMEFLVRFPVYRTYINQEGVGDDDRAYVQQAIREAKGKLPELLNELNLMEKFLFLDYDEFLSEENQQLWLRFVMKLQQFSGPLTAKGIEDTLFYVYYRFLALNEVGGAPNHFGISLEEFHQFNQQRLDSWPHAMNATATHDTKRGEDVRSRLNVISEIPDQWEERVKVWSQLNLVHKTKIDSKIIPDRNDEYFLYQTLVGSFPFLEEEYPEYIQRIKDYVVKAVREAKVHTAWLRPDTDYENGFVNFVEQILDFSEDNKFWQEFRPFQEKVAFYGVFNSLSQTLLKLISPGLPDIYQGTELWDLSLVDPDNRRPVDFDGRLSYLQEIKRRSRTGMENLIDDLMATWEDGRLKLFLIARVLQARQEYLEVFQQGDYQPVAVTGKYSDRIIALARSHGKQTAIAIVPRFLTDVIEPPQFPLGDIWGDTAIIVPEGSGSNWHEAIVNHDIAASPNILVSQILQYFPVGLLINESVPISDK, encoded by the coding sequence ATGCGTATTCCTGTTGCTACCTACAGAATCCAATTTAACCCTAATTTTGATTTTGAAGATGCCCAAAAAATTGTCCCTTACCTGCAAGAATTAGGCATTTCCGATATCTATGCTTCCCCAATTTTTAAAGCCAGAAGTGGTAGTACCCATGGTTATGATGTCGTTGACCCCAACCAAATTAACCCCGAATTAGGTTCCCCAGAAACCTTTGATGAGTTAATCGAAGAAATCCAAAAACGCGACATGGGATGGGTTCAAGATATCGTCCCTAACCACATGGCTTATGATAGCGAAAATAAGCTATTGATGGATGTGTTAGAACATGGGCCAGATTCCGAATATTTTGATTATTTTGAAATTGATTGGGATCAAGCTTATGAGAACATCAAAGGACGAGTCCTAGCGCCATTATTAGGAGACTTTTATGGCAACTGTTTAGAAAACGGAGAGTTGAAACTTTCCTATAATGAATCCGGGTTAAGTGTCAATTATTACCATCTCAAATTCCCCCTCAGAATTGAATCCTATGCTACCCTCATCAGCTATAAAATTAACACCCTTTCCCAAACCCTAGGAAACCGTCACCCTGATGTAATTAAATTGTTGGGGGTTCTGTATATCCTCAAAAATATTCCCTCCGAAACCTCTAGCCAGCAGCGACGAGACCAGGCGGAATTTGTCAAAAAACTGCTGTGGGAAATTTATCAAGATAATCCAGAGATTCAGAAATTCATTGACGAAAATCTTGATTTCTTTAATGGGGATACCGGGAAAAGGGAGAGTTTTAATCTCTTGGATAACCTGTTATCTGATCAATTTTTCCGCCTGTCATTTTGGAAGGTCGGCGCAGAAGAATTAAACTATCGCCGCTTTTTTACCGTTAATGAATTGATTTGTGTTAGGGTCGAAGATTATAAGGTTTTTCAACGCACCCATGATTTAATTGGTGAGTTTGTCAAGTCCGGTAAATTTACCGGATTAAGAATTGACCATATTGATGGACTTTATAACCCAGTTCAATATCTGCGGTGGCTGCGGGAAAAAACCGGAGAGATTTATATTGTCGTTGAAAAAATCCTGGAATTAGAGGAAAAATTACCCGCTAACTGGCCGATTCAGGGAACCAGTGGTTATGAGTTTTTGAATTATGTCAATGGCTTATTTTGCCAGAGTAAAAATCAGGAAAGGTTTAATCAAATCTATGCCCAAATGACCGGACTTGCCAGAGATTATAATGATTTATTGGTCGCGAAAAAACGGCTAATTGCTGATAAGAATTTGGCGGGAGATGCTGATAATTTGGCACAGTTACTCAAGCGGGTTTGTGGTGATTATCGCTACGGACGAGATTTCACTTTAGTAGGTCTAAAAACTGCGATTATGGAGTTTTTGGTCAGGTTTCCGGTCTATCGGACTTATATTAATCAGGAAGGTGTGGGAGACGATGACCGCGCCTATGTGCAACAGGCGATTCGGGAAGCTAAGGGGAAATTGCCGGAACTTTTGAATGAGCTTAATTTGATGGAAAAGTTCCTGTTTCTTGATTATGATGAGTTTTTGAGTGAGGAAAATCAACAGTTGTGGCTGCGTTTTGTGATGAAATTGCAGCAGTTTTCCGGTCCGTTAACGGCTAAGGGAATTGAAGATACTCTGTTTTATGTTTATTACCGATTTTTGGCGTTAAATGAGGTGGGAGGTGCGCCTAATCATTTCGGTATTTCTCTGGAAGAATTCCACCAGTTTAATCAGCAACGTCTGGACAGTTGGCCCCATGCCATGAATGCGACGGCTACCCATGACACCAAGCGAGGGGAAGATGTCCGATCGCGTTTAAATGTGATTTCAGAAATACCTGATCAGTGGGAAGAAAGGGTGAAGGTTTGGTCACAGTTGAACCTTGTTCATAAAACCAAAATTGATAGCAAGATAATTCCCGATCGCAATGATGAATATTTCCTCTATCAGACTTTGGTCGGTTCTTTCCCCTTCCTAGAAGAAGAATATCCTGAGTATATCCAACGGATTAAAGATTATGTCGTTAAAGCAGTCCGGGAAGCTAAAGTACATACGGCTTGGTTACGACCAGATACTGATTATGAAAATGGCTTTGTGAATTTTGTCGAGCAAATCCTGGATTTCTCGGAGGATAATAAATTTTGGCAGGAGTTCCGACCCTTCCAAGAAAAAGTCGCTTTTTATGGGGTGTTTAATTCCCTGTCTCAGACTCTACTCAAGTTAATCAGTCCTGGACTACCCGATATTTATCAGGGGACAGAATTATGGGATTTAAGTTTAGTTGATCCAGACAACCGTCGTCCGGTCGATTTTGATGGTCGCCTGTCCTATCTCCAGGAAATTAAGCGACGATCGCGCACCGGAATGGAGAATTTAATTGATGATTTAATGGCGACTTGGGAAGATGGTCGTTTAAAGTTGTTTTTAATTGCGCGGGTTTTACAAGCCAGACAGGAATATCTGGAGGTATTCCAACAGGGAGACTATCAACCTGTAGCCGTAACTGGTAAATATAGCGATCGCATTATAGCTTTAGCGCGCAGTCATGGTAAACAGACAGCGATCGCCATTGTACCGAGGTTTTTGACCGATGTTATAGAACCCCCTCAATTTCCCCTAGGTGATATTTGGGGAGATACCGCTATAATTGTTCCAGAAGGTAGTGGGTCTAATTGGCATGAAGCGATCGTCAATCATGACATAGCCGCCAGTCCCAACATTCTCGTAAGTCAAATTCTCCAGTATTTCCCCGTCGGTTTACTGATTAATGAATCAGTCCCCATTTCCGACAAATAA
- the sppA gene encoding signal peptide peptidase SppA: MIWPFKSRFRKQIARIEISGAIAGDTRKRVLEALKTVEERKFPALLLRIDSPGGTVGDSQEIYSALKSLRKKVKIVASFGNISASGGVYIGMGAEHIMANPGTITGSIGVILRGNNLERLLEKVGVSFKVIKSGPYKDILAFDRELTEPEQQILQELIDTSYQQFVSTVAESRNLEIEAVRSFADGRIFTGEQALQLGVIDRLGSEEDARRWTAEMVNLDPDKTECCTLEKPKSLLNRVLSNNLAATNRISDARNWVEFELSTSGLPLWLYRP, translated from the coding sequence ATGATTTGGCCATTTAAGTCTCGTTTTCGTAAACAAATTGCTCGCATCGAAATTAGTGGTGCTATTGCTGGTGATACCCGCAAGCGGGTTTTAGAGGCACTGAAAACCGTTGAAGAACGGAAATTTCCCGCGCTACTGCTGAGGATTGATAGTCCTGGCGGCACAGTTGGCGACTCCCAGGAAATTTATAGCGCCCTTAAATCTTTAAGAAAAAAAGTCAAAATTGTGGCTAGTTTTGGTAATATTTCTGCCTCTGGTGGTGTTTATATTGGCATGGGGGCTGAACATATTATGGCTAATCCTGGCACTATTACAGGCAGTATTGGTGTAATTTTGCGGGGAAATAACTTAGAAAGACTACTGGAAAAAGTTGGCGTTTCTTTTAAGGTCATAAAATCAGGACCTTATAAGGATATTTTAGCTTTTGACCGGGAATTAACGGAACCAGAACAGCAAATTCTTCAAGAATTGATTGATACGAGTTATCAACAGTTTGTCAGCACTGTGGCTGAGTCTCGAAATTTGGAAATTGAGGCGGTGCGATCTTTTGCTGATGGGCGCATTTTTACGGGAGAACAAGCCCTACAGTTGGGGGTGATCGATCGCTTGGGGAGTGAAGAAGATGCGCGTCGATGGACAGCGGAAATGGTCAATCTTGACCCGGATAAAACTGAATGCTGTACCCTGGAAAAGCCGAAATCTTTATTAAATCGGGTTCTCAGTAATAATCTGGCGGCGACTAACAGGATCTCGGATGCCCGAAATTGGGTAGAATTTGAGTTGTCTACCAGTGGTTTACCCCTGTGGCTGTATCGACCTTAA
- a CDS encoding DMT family transporter: MLTKQTNTDLPLKPLLLIAPFFLWGTAMVAMKGVIPHTTPLFMAGMRLVPAGVLVLLFCLIQGRPQPKTWKAWLWIGLFALVDGALFQGFLAEGLVRTNAGLGSVMIDTQPLAVAILCLWLFNESIRFWGWLGLVIGVIGISAIGLPDQLILGWFNLLPAEQMVTSPILESGEWLMLLAALSMAVGTVLVRGVCRHCDPVVGTGWHMIIGGLPLFMLSGGWEADQWVNIDGGGWMAIAYSTIFGSAIAYGLFFYFASSGSLTSLSSLTFLTPIFALLFGNLFLGEVLTPLQSMGVGLTLVSIYLVNQRDILADKFKFGHSAAESIPSETTQPMEVSLPVKIPESEPKL, encoded by the coding sequence ATGCTAACAAAGCAGACCAACACGGATTTACCCTTGAAACCATTATTGCTGATCGCGCCATTTTTCCTGTGGGGTACGGCAATGGTAGCCATGAAAGGGGTAATTCCCCACACTACACCCCTATTTATGGCGGGGATGAGATTGGTTCCGGCGGGGGTGTTGGTTCTGTTATTTTGCTTAATCCAAGGAAGACCTCAACCTAAAACCTGGAAAGCCTGGTTATGGATTGGCTTATTTGCTTTGGTCGATGGCGCTTTATTTCAAGGATTCCTGGCTGAGGGACTGGTGAGAACTAATGCGGGTTTGGGTTCGGTGATGATTGACACCCAACCTCTGGCGGTAGCCATTCTCTGTCTGTGGCTGTTTAATGAAAGCATCCGCTTTTGGGGATGGTTAGGGTTGGTCATTGGGGTGATTGGTATTAGTGCCATCGGTTTACCGGATCAGTTGATTTTGGGGTGGTTTAACTTACTACCAGCAGAACAAATGGTCACCTCGCCAATATTAGAAAGTGGGGAATGGTTGATGCTATTGGCCGCTTTGTCAATGGCGGTGGGGACGGTTTTAGTCCGGGGAGTGTGTCGCCACTGTGACCCGGTGGTGGGGACGGGTTGGCACATGATTATTGGCGGTTTGCCTCTATTTATGTTGTCTGGTGGCTGGGAAGCTGACCAATGGGTTAATATTGATGGCGGCGGTTGGATGGCGATCGCTTATTCGACTATTTTTGGTAGTGCGATCGCTTATGGCTTATTCTTTTATTTCGCTTCTAGTGGTTCCCTAACTAGCCTCAGTTCCCTCACTTTCCTAACCCCTATTTTTGCCCTGCTATTTGGTAATCTGTTTTTGGGAGAGGTACTCACTCCTTTACAGTCAATGGGGGTGGGATTAACCTTGGTCAGTATCTATCTGGTCAATCAGAGAGATATCTTGGCTGATAAGTTCAAATTTGGTCACTCTGCTGCTGAGTCTATCCCCTCAGAAACTACTCAACCTATGGAGGTATCCCTACCCGTAAAAATCCCGGAGTCCGAACCTAAATTGTAA
- a CDS encoding calcium-binding protein gives MTSGRGPTFLTSGPDQYNQDAPFAPRPDTILGLGGNDTIFTSTLGGSLVYGDSLVGSDVSGNDVLVARGPGDTLFGGPGNDSLLGRAAGVALVGGDGRDTIVAELPATLYGGAGRDLLVAVAGGNLMFGNQDDDTILGGLQGNDTIYGGKGDDRIGFYNASGQSNVGLAVPPAVGGANQGNNWVNGNIGNDTIVGINTGDSLYGGQDNDFIVGVGSGSYLSGDQGNDTLVAANIFRIQDPRAYERVTGIGPSDFDPLTQSFAPFDTRPALVGVTQVTMMGGAGDDSIMGPIGRFGEGQNSLVGGAGNDTIMSFAAQDTLLGGDGDDFLSTNPSDQPTTQGIPSSRPGFAGGSVLDGGLGNDTLVSAFLGDSLFGGEGDDSLVGQLFSLMDGGSGNNTLDGRQWFNTNTIPQEITVSLFGGAGNDLIYAVNPAREDTDVGEEELPVGDDTITNVIAGGSGNDTIVLGTTNDILLTDTANMLGDDSITAALVIGEDDVVEGETLQGVDITNLHGNNTIEGSRGNDLIITGSGNDLLFGGAGNNTLLGGGGNDFLVGGEGNDILDGGPGNDTLYGGNSPNARQNILTGGEGDDHFVYQFRGSVIPDPESEDVFADMDFITDFNHSGNDRLVFFRDPSVGGFGFALVPGVPGNQLGQNQFVNLEEGGWRDTLNAAQMEAINTPALIYEREFGVLWYDDSNIAGGITPEGANPIIRFNPLPDGTFPVITTSDILII, from the coding sequence ATGACATCTGGAAGAGGTCCAACCTTTTTAACTAGCGGACCTGATCAATATAATCAGGACGCACCTTTTGCCCCTAGACCAGACACAATCCTGGGTCTTGGAGGAAACGACACCATTTTCACCTCAACCCTGGGAGGTAGTCTGGTTTATGGAGATAGCCTAGTTGGCAGTGACGTTAGTGGAAATGATGTCCTGGTAGCTCGTGGCCCCGGTGATACCCTATTTGGTGGCCCTGGTAATGACTCTCTGTTAGGTCGTGCTGCTGGGGTGGCTTTAGTGGGTGGAGACGGTCGCGATACCATCGTCGCTGAACTACCAGCAACCCTGTATGGAGGAGCCGGAAGAGACTTGCTAGTTGCAGTCGCTGGCGGCAACCTCATGTTTGGGAATCAGGATGACGACACGATATTAGGTGGTTTGCAGGGTAATGACACCATCTACGGGGGTAAAGGAGATGACCGAATCGGTTTCTACAATGCCTCTGGTCAGAGCAATGTTGGTCTAGCGGTTCCCCCTGCTGTTGGTGGTGCTAACCAAGGTAACAACTGGGTTAACGGCAACATTGGCAATGACACGATTGTTGGGATCAACACCGGAGATAGTCTCTATGGTGGTCAAGATAACGACTTCATTGTGGGAGTTGGCAGCGGCTCGTACCTTTCTGGGGATCAAGGTAACGACACCCTAGTAGCTGCAAACATCTTCAGAATTCAAGACCCTAGGGCATATGAACGGGTTACTGGTATTGGCCCATCCGATTTTGATCCTCTGACCCAGAGTTTTGCCCCCTTTGATACTAGGCCCGCCTTGGTTGGTGTCACCCAAGTAACCATGATGGGTGGTGCTGGTGACGATTCAATTATGGGTCCCATCGGCAGATTCGGAGAAGGCCAGAACTCCCTAGTTGGTGGTGCTGGTAACGATACGATTATGAGTTTTGCCGCTCAGGATACCCTATTGGGCGGCGACGGAGATGACTTCCTATCCACTAACCCCTCAGACCAACCAACCACCCAGGGTATTCCTAGTTCCCGACCAGGTTTTGCGGGAGGTAGCGTCCTAGATGGTGGTCTTGGTAACGATACCTTAGTATCTGCATTTTTGGGTGACTCCCTATTTGGTGGTGAAGGCGATGATAGCCTGGTGGGGCAACTCTTCAGTTTGATGGACGGTGGCAGTGGCAACAACACCCTGGACGGTCGCCAGTGGTTTAACACCAATACTATTCCCCAAGAGATTACCGTTAGCCTGTTTGGTGGGGCTGGTAATGACTTAATTTACGCCGTAAATCCTGCCCGTGAGGATACTGATGTAGGTGAAGAGGAGTTGCCTGTTGGTGACGATACTATCACTAACGTTATCGCTGGTGGCTCTGGTAACGATACCATTGTATTGGGAACTACCAATGACATCCTGTTGACTGATACTGCCAATATGCTGGGTGATGACAGTATCACGGCAGCTTTGGTTATCGGCGAAGATGACGTTGTTGAGGGCGAAACTCTTCAGGGCGTAGATATCACCAACCTTCACGGTAACAATACCATTGAGGGTAGTAGGGGCAATGACCTGATTATCACCGGATCAGGTAATGACCTCCTCTTCGGTGGCGCTGGCAATAATACTCTCCTCGGTGGCGGTGGTAATGACTTCCTCGTCGGTGGTGAAGGTAATGATATACTTGATGGTGGACCTGGAAATGATACCCTCTACGGTGGCAACAGTCCAAACGCCCGTCAAAACATCTTAACTGGTGGTGAGGGTGACGACCACTTCGTCTATCAGTTCCGTGGGTCGGTGATACCTGATCCTGAATCTGAGGACGTTTTTGCGGATATGGACTTTATTACCGACTTTAATCACAGTGGTAATGACCGACTGGTGTTTTTCAGAGACCCTAGCGTTGGTGGCTTTGGCTTTGCTCTGGTTCCGGGAGTACCTGGCAATCAACTTGGACAGAACCAGTTCGTTAACTTGGAAGAAGGAGGTTGGCGGGATACCCTTAATGCTGCACAGATGGAGGCAATTAATACTCCAGCGCTAATTTATGAACGAGAGTTTGGTGTACTCTGGTACGATGACAGCAATATAGCAGGAGGAATCACACCAGAAGGAGCGAATCCTATTATTCGGTTCAATCCACTGCCGGATGGAACCTTCCCGGTTATTACCACCAGTGACATTCTGATTATTTAG
- a CDS encoding glycosyltransferase family 4 protein, with amino-acid sequence MRALFLHPNFPAQYRHIITALGADPNNQIIFGTKYERPEWKIPGVTKALFTPNRDSAPETHQYLRGIESAVIYGQAVYRMAEKLKSMGFVPDIVCGHSGWGPTLFIKEAFPDTPLLCYFEWFYKAKGSDADFDPADPLTVDDMARIRVKNCPILIDLYSCDWGISPTYWQRSQFPSELQSKISVIHDGVDTTYFKPDPSAKLVLPNLDLSQVDEIVTYVARGMEPYRGFPEFIEAVAYIQERRPNCHVVVVGSERVCYGKSLPNGMSYKDKMLAQIPLDLSRIHFVGPLPYGQYLKVIQASAVHVYLTRPFVLSWSMIESLSTGCLVIGSDTPPIREVIQDGYNGLLVDFFSPKQIADRVDEVLDHPNRMADLRVRARETVLERYDLSKLLSKQLQLIEQVAQKSQPTSGEQISSQPVIA; translated from the coding sequence ATGCGAGCATTATTCCTACATCCCAACTTTCCCGCCCAATATCGACATATTATCACCGCCCTGGGTGCAGACCCCAATAATCAAATCATTTTCGGTACCAAATACGAACGCCCAGAATGGAAAATTCCCGGAGTTACTAAAGCCCTATTCACCCCCAACCGGGACAGCGCCCCGGAAACTCACCAATATTTGCGGGGAATAGAAAGTGCTGTAATATATGGTCAAGCCGTCTATCGGATGGCTGAGAAACTCAAATCCATGGGTTTTGTTCCCGATATCGTCTGCGGTCACTCCGGTTGGGGTCCCACCCTCTTCATCAAAGAGGCTTTTCCCGATACCCCTTTACTGTGTTATTTCGAGTGGTTTTATAAGGCTAAAGGTTCCGATGCGGACTTTGACCCCGCCGACCCCCTCACCGTTGATGATATGGCTAGGATTAGAGTCAAAAATTGCCCGATTTTAATTGACCTATACTCCTGTGATTGGGGGATTTCACCCACCTATTGGCAGCGATCGCAATTTCCCTCGGAACTCCAATCGAAAATCTCCGTCATTCATGACGGCGTAGACACCACCTACTTTAAACCCGACCCCAGCGCTAAATTGGTACTACCTAATTTAGACTTGAGTCAAGTTGATGAGATAGTCACCTATGTAGCGCGTGGTATGGAACCTTATAGGGGTTTTCCAGAATTTATCGAAGCCGTGGCGTACATACAGGAAAGACGACCAAACTGCCATGTGGTAGTTGTCGGATCCGAGAGAGTTTGCTACGGTAAATCCTTACCCAATGGCATGAGTTACAAAGACAAAATGCTGGCTCAGATCCCCCTGGATCTATCTAGGATTCACTTTGTCGGTCCCTTGCCCTATGGCCAATACCTGAAAGTGATTCAAGCCTCTGCAGTCCATGTATACTTAACTCGACCCTTTGTATTGTCTTGGTCTATGATAGAAAGCCTTTCCACCGGTTGTCTAGTCATTGGTTCCGACACCCCCCCTATTCGGGAGGTGATTCAAGATGGCTACAACGGCTTACTGGTCGATTTCTTTTCCCCCAAACAAATCGCCGACCGGGTTGATGAGGTATTAGACCACCCCAACCGTATGGCAGATTTGCGAGTCCGAGCCAGGGAAACAGTCCTAGAGCGTTATGATCTGTCCAAATTGTTGTCAAAACAACTGCAACTGATCGAACAAGTCGCTCAAAAATCCCAGCCCACCTCTGGGGAACAGATTTCCTCCCAGCCAGTCATTGCATAG
- the treZ gene encoding malto-oligosyltrehalose trehalohydrolase encodes MKVGANYLGGDRCEFVVWSPLRETVNLQIETPSPRLVPMTKDSQGYWRVTVSDVPPGTRYRYQLDGDTIRPDPASQSQPEDVHGPSQVVDHHGFHWEDSNWSGVPLADLIIYELHVGTFTPEGTFQAVISRIPELLELGITAIELMPVSQFPGSRNWGYDGVYPYGVQTSYGGPEGLKALVNACHKQGMAVVLDVVYNHFGPEGNYTRDFGPYFTSKYQTPWGSAINYDDAGSPGVRNFVLENVLYWFRDYHIDALRLDAIHAIYDFGAKHILEEMSDRVAALSEAQGRQFYLIAESDLNDVRIINPKNLGGYGIDAQWSDDFHHALRTLITGDLTGYYKDFGKCADLAKALSESFVYSWDYSPNRDRYHGSYAGSRPPSQFVVCCQNHDQIGNRMLGERLSQLASLEALKLAAATVLLSPYIPMLFMGEEYGETAPFLYFISHSDPDLIEAVRQGRKSEFEEFHAVGEPPDAQSIETFKQSILHWEKRSQGHHKTLLGFYQKLISLRHEIPAIKKGDRQSQKVTSDESQKLISSHRWTDNSQILCILNFNTQPVTYHFQNSGQTWRKKLDSSDSIWMGPGSHLPDTINNSQEITLNPESCILYNC; translated from the coding sequence ATGAAAGTAGGTGCCAACTATCTAGGAGGCGATCGCTGTGAATTTGTCGTCTGGTCCCCCCTTCGAGAAACTGTCAATCTGCAAATCGAGACACCATCACCTCGGCTAGTTCCCATGACTAAGGATTCTCAGGGATACTGGCGGGTGACCGTTTCTGATGTACCACCAGGGACTCGCTATCGTTATCAACTTGATGGCGATACCATTCGACCTGACCCCGCCTCTCAGTCGCAACCAGAAGATGTACACGGACCCTCTCAGGTAGTTGATCATCATGGCTTTCATTGGGAAGATAGCAACTGGTCAGGAGTCCCGCTGGCTGATTTAATTATCTATGAATTGCACGTTGGCACTTTTACCCCAGAGGGTACTTTTCAAGCTGTTATTTCCCGCATTCCCGAATTATTAGAGTTAGGAATTACCGCCATTGAATTAATGCCGGTTTCCCAGTTTCCTGGTAGTCGGAACTGGGGTTATGATGGCGTTTATCCCTACGGTGTTCAGACTTCCTATGGGGGACCAGAAGGATTAAAAGCTCTCGTTAATGCCTGTCATAAACAGGGAATGGCTGTGGTTTTGGATGTGGTATATAACCACTTCGGACCGGAGGGTAATTATACCCGTGATTTCGGACCTTATTTTACTTCTAAATATCAAACACCCTGGGGAAGTGCCATTAACTATGATGATGCGGGTAGTCCGGGGGTGCGGAATTTCGTCTTAGAGAATGTTCTCTATTGGTTCCGCGATTATCATATTGACGCGCTGCGATTAGATGCAATTCATGCTATTTATGACTTTGGCGCTAAACATATTTTAGAGGAAATGTCCGACCGGGTAGCCGCACTATCTGAGGCACAGGGTCGCCAGTTTTACCTAATCGCTGAAAGTGATTTAAATGACGTGAGAATTATTAACCCCAAAAACCTGGGAGGTTATGGGATTGATGCCCAATGGAGTGATGATTTTCACCATGCTTTGAGAACCTTAATTACCGGAGATTTGACCGGGTATTATAAGGATTTTGGCAAATGTGCCGATTTGGCTAAAGCCCTATCCGAGAGTTTTGTCTACTCCTGGGATTATTCCCCTAATCGCGATCGCTATCATGGTAGTTATGCAGGCTCGCGCCCTCCCTCTCAATTTGTGGTATGCTGTCAAAATCATGACCAAATTGGCAACCGGATGTTAGGAGAAAGGTTGTCTCAACTGGCATCCTTGGAAGCCCTAAAATTAGCCGCCGCCACGGTATTGTTATCTCCCTATATTCCTATGTTATTTATGGGCGAAGAGTACGGAGAAACCGCCCCATTTCTGTATTTTATCAGTCACAGTGACCCCGATTTAATTGAGGCAGTTCGCCAGGGGAGAAAATCGGAATTTGAGGAGTTTCACGCCGTCGGAGAACCCCCAGATGCCCAAAGTATTGAGACCTTTAAGCAATCTATTCTCCATTGGGAAAAACGCAGCCAGGGACACCATAAAACCCTCTTAGGTTTCTATCAAAAACTGATTAGCCTACGCCATGAGATTCCCGCTATTAAAAAAGGCGATCGCCAAAGCCAAAAAGTCACCAGCGACGAATCCCAAAAACTAATATCTTCCCATCGGTGGACTGATAACTCTCAAATTTTGTGTATATTGAACTTTAATACACAACCAGTCACCTACCATTTCCAGAATTCTGGTCAAACTTGGCGCAAAAAGTTAGATTCCTCTGATTCTATATGGATGGGTCCAGGTTCTCATCTTCCTGATACCATTAACAATTCCCAGGAAATTACCCTAAACCCCGAAAGTTGTATCCTCTACAACTGTTAA
- the radC gene encoding RadC family protein: MTYSLRVADIPTSERPRERLMALGPQSLSTAELIAILLGTGQGKGKLSSVGLGQYILKELSQYQKDPLSVMPNISVAELTKIDGVGPAKATTILAAIELGKRVFLSKPPELTVIDSPLVAANALSHNLMWQTQERFAILLMDVKNRLLGTKLLTIGTATETLAHPRDIFREVLKHNATRLIIAHNHPSGNVEPSYQDLELTRLLLEGGQLLSLPILDHLILGNGNYGSIRQKTKLWEEYPQGD, translated from the coding sequence ATGACCTACAGCCTCAGAGTTGCGGATATCCCTACGAGTGAGAGACCCCGTGAAAGATTAATGGCTTTGGGACCCCAAAGCCTCTCTACCGCAGAATTAATAGCCATTTTGCTGGGAACAGGTCAGGGAAAAGGGAAACTCTCGTCGGTTGGTCTCGGACAATACATATTAAAGGAACTCAGCCAGTATCAGAAAGATCCCCTCTCGGTGATGCCAAATATCAGCGTCGCGGAACTTACTAAAATTGACGGAGTAGGTCCGGCTAAGGCTACCACTATCCTAGCTGCGATCGAATTGGGAAAGCGAGTCTTTCTATCTAAACCCCCGGAATTGACGGTCATTGACAGTCCCCTGGTGGCTGCTAATGCTCTCAGCCATAATTTGATGTGGCAGACACAAGAAAGATTTGCTATCTTGTTAATGGATGTGAAAAACCGCCTATTGGGAACTAAGCTGTTGACCATAGGAACGGCTACAGAAACCCTGGCTCATCCCCGTGACATTTTCCGGGAGGTACTCAAACACAATGCCACCCGTCTGATTATTGCTCATAATCACCCTTCAGGAAATGTTGAACCTAGTTATCAAGATCTTGAGTTGACCCGCCTACTTCTGGAAGGGGGTCAATTATTGTCTTTACCTATCCTCGACCACCTGATTTTGGGGAATGGTAATTATGGGAGTATTCGCCAAAAGACAAAGTTATGGGAAGAATACCCCCAAGGAGACTAG